A stretch of DNA from Allomeiothermus silvanus DSM 9946:
AACGCAGCCAACGAGGCAGCCCTGGCCGGAGGAGCCCCGCGGGCGCCCCTGCGCCGCTTCACCCTCTCGCTGGGGGCCTACCTGGGCTTTTTCTACGCGGTGGCCCTGCTCCTCTTGGCCCGTTTGCAACTCCCCGGCGGGAAGGCCTTCCTGGTGCGCTACCGGGGGGCAGTGGTGCCGGTGGTCTCGCTGGTGCTTTCGGTGTTGGTGGGGGCTTTGCTGATCTTGGTGCTGGGTCGGGTTCCGGGGGTGGAGGGCCTGAGCCTGTCCCTTAGGGAATGGATCGCTCTGAAGCTGGACCTGATCACCTTTTCCTTTCAGCTGCTTTTCTCCCCGATCTACACCCTTTCCGGCTGGTTCAATAGCCTTCAGCAGACTACCCCGCTGATCTTCGCCGGTCTGGCGGTGGCCTTTGCCTTCCGCGCTGGCCTTTTTAACATCGGCGGCCCTGGGCAGATCACTTTGGGGGCCATCTTCGTGATGATTGTGGGAGTCTTCATGCCCGGGCCGGGCTGGATCGTGCTGCCCCTCAGCATCTTGGCAGCGGCCCTGGGCGGGGCCTTGTGGGGTGGGCTGGCAGGGTGGCTCAAGGCCCGCTTCGGAGCCAACGAGGTAGTCAATACCATCATGCTCAATTACATCGCGGCCTCGGTGTTGCTGTTTTTCCTGGCTTCCAACCAGCAACGCTTCTTCAACTACACGTTTTACCTGCCCTTCAAGGCCCAAGGCTTTGAGGCCAAGAGCCTCGAGCTACGCCCCGAGGCCCAACTTCCCCTGATGATCAACCTGCTAGCCCCTGGGGGGGAATTCTCCTGGGCCCTTCCGATGGCTCTGGTAGCGGGTCTGGTAGTCTTTTTCTTTCTACGGCGGGCCGATTTGGGTCGCCGTCTGCTCCTTACTGGGGGGGCAGCCATCCTTGGATACGCTGTGGGCGGCCTAATTCCTGGTCCTGCCGTCGCTGGCAACGTCATGCGTGATCTGGCAGCTTCCAAGCTTAATGGCTCGTTTTTGCTGGCGGTGGGGGTGCTGATCCTGGTGCACTACTACCTGCTGCGCACCGTAGGGGGCTACGAAATGCGGGCGGCGGGGCTCGCCCCTAAGGCGGCTGAGTACGCCGGGATCAATCTGGGCCGTAAGATCGTACTGGCCATGCTGATCAGCGGCGCTCTAGCGGGGCTGGCCGCGACCCACTACGTGCAGGGTGGGGTGATGGATGAGTACCGGCTCAAGCAGTCTATCCCCGTGGGGGTCGGCTTTGACGGGATTGCGGTGGCCTTGATGGGGCAGAACACCTCGCTGGGGGTGGCCCTAGCTGGATTCTTGTTCGGGGTGCTCCGCACCGGCGGACTGGACCTGAGCCAGCAACTCGGCATCAGCCGCGAGCTGGTGACGGTGATCATCTCGCTGGTAGTGCTGGCCATCGCCTTAGGCGGTCTGTTGCCGCGCTACTTCACCGATCCGCTGAAGGCGGCTCAGGTCGAGACCGAGGCCAAGGATGAGGAAGAAGCCCTCACCAAGACGCAGCGTGCGAGTTGAGGGGAGGTGGCGAATGAACGAGATTTTTACCTTGGCTTTGCTGTTTTCCACCCTACGCCAGACCACGCCGATCCTGCTCACCGCGCTGGGCGGACTATTCTCTGAACGAAGCGGGGTAGTTAACATCGGCCTCGAGGGGATGATGCTCTTCGGGGCGTTGGCCGCGGCGGTGGTCACCCAGCGGCTCGAGGTTCCTTTCCTGGTCTCCGACCCTAACGCCCAAGTCTGGTGGGTGCCCTGGGTGGGCCTGCTGGCCGGGGCGGTGGTGGGGGGCTTGGTGGCGTTGGTGCACGCCATCGCCTCGATCAAGTACAAGGCTGACCAGATCATCAGCGGCACCGCCATCAACCTGCTGGCGTTGGGGGCTCCCAGTTTGGTGCTCGAGTACTACTACGACAACTCCACCAGCTCGCAGGAGGTGGTCAACCGCCTTCCCTTGATCCCGGTGGGTTCGGAGAATCTCTCCCCACTGGTCTTCCTGGCATTTTTGCTGGTTCCGGTTATCTGGTGGGTGCTGTTCAAGACTCCCTGGGGGTTACGGCTGCGGGCGGTAGGAGAACACCCCGAGGCCGCCGAGACCATGGGGGTAAACGTAATCCGTACCCGCTACATCGCAGTGGTCATATCCGGCCTCCTGGCGGGTATCGCAGGGGCCTATCTCTCGATTGGCTTCCTCAACCAGTTCGTCAAGGGGATGAGCGCTGGGCTAGGGTTTATCGCCCTGGCCGCGCTGATCGTAGGTAAGTGGCACCCTATCGGCATTTTAGGCTCCACCTTGCTCTTCGGTTTTGCCTCGGCCCTCTCGATCCAGCTCACCGGGCGCAATATCCTGCCGGTGCCGGTGGTGCAGGCGATTCCCTTTATCCTCACCATGCTGGTGCTGGTGGGGTTCATCGGGCGAAGCCGGCCTCCGGCGGCGGTGGGGAAGCCCTACGACAAATAGGTTTCTCCTGTCCCGTTTCCCACGAATCCTCGGCGAAGCGGGGTTTGCTGAGCCAAGTATTCGTGGGAACCACTCTGGGTGAAGCTTGATCAGCTGCAACGTGCGGGATTTGCTATGGCGCTGGGGTACGGGTGACCTCGAGGTAGGCTACCACCTGCCCTAACACCGAAAGCCCCACGAACGCCACCAAAACCGCCAGGCCCAGGACGTCGGGAGCGGGGCCGGTGGGAAAATAGCTGCCCAGGATAGCCAAAAGCACCAAGGCTACATGCCCCGAAGGCCCGTGGTCGCGCACCAAATGCCAGCTCTCGCGCAGCGCATCCCACCAGTGCAGCTTTGTATCGGCAATGAGGGTGAAGGTGTAAAACCAAAACAGCGCCACCACCACCTGGTAGAAGAAAGCTGCAATCTGGTCGGAGATATTGTCACGTATGGGCAAAGCCAAAGTAGGGGCCACGAACAAGCCCAAAAACAATACTCCGGCCACCCAGGTGTTCCAGCGGAACTCGCTCCACTGAGCCTGGGGTTCCCATACCCCGTCGCGAGCCAGCCGCAACAACACCTTGGCTAACCCGGCTTGCATGGGGCCGAAGAGCAGCCCCAGGCTGAGCAGGCTCAGTAGCAAGGCGAGCGCGCTGCACCCTAGGATGCCCAGCGGCTGCTGCCGCAGCAAGACGAGCATGCGCACGAGGACTCGAGGGGCACTCAGCATCGGTGTTTCCAGGGTAACATGCCAGACTTGACCGATATACAGCCCTTGGGGTAGAGAAAGATCATGACTCTGCGCCAGGCGCTATCTCAGGTCCCGGACCCCCGGGCCCACAACCGGCGGTACCCCCTGTGGGGCCTTCTGGCCCTCATCCTGGTGGCCTTCCTGAGCCGCGTGGACTCCCTGCGCGGCGTGGAACGCTTTGCCCGCGCCAACCCCCACCTCTTGCCCCACCTGGGCCTGCGCAAGGCCCCAGGCCACACCGCCATCACCCTTCTCCTTCACCGCCTGGATCCTGAGAAGCTCCAGGCGGCCCTTGGCCAGGTCTTCCCCGAAGCCGACCTTGGGGAGGTCCTGGTGGTGGACGGGAAGCACCTGCGGGGAAGCGGCAAGGGGAAAAGCCCCCAGGTCAAGCTGGTGGAGGTCCTGGCCCTGCACCTCCATACCACCCTGGCCCAGGCCCGGGCGGAAGGGAGGGAGGAGAAGGCCTTCCTGGAGCTTCTGGACCGTTTGGAGGCGAGGGAGCTGGAGGGCAAGGTGGTGGTGGGGGACGCGGGGTACCTGTACCCTGAGGTGGCGGCCCGGGTGCGGAAAAAAGGGGGGACTATCTCTTGGTCCTGAAGGGGAACCAGGAGGAGCTTTTGTCCTGGGCCCTGGAGGTGTTCAAGGGGATGGCGGGAAGGCGTCTTCCCGGGGAGACGGAGGCGACCTGGAGTGGGGTGCGGGACGGGGAGGTGTGGACCTACCGGGTTTGGGCTTCCCCCTACCTGCCGGAAGAGGTGCGGGCCTTCCCTGGGGCCAGGCAGGTGGTGCGGCTTTGGCGGGAGGTGAGGCACAAGGGGACGGGGGAGGTGCGGCGGACGGTGAGCTACGCCCTCACCAGCCTGGGGCCGGAGGTAGCGGACGCAAAGCGGCTGGGGAGCCTGTTGCTTTCCCGATGGGAGGTGGAGAACCGATCGTTTTGGGTGCGGGACGTGTGCTTTGGGGAGGATGCCTGTCAGGTGCGGGGGGTGGGGGCGTGGGTGCTAGCGGTGCTGCGGGCCTTCCTGGTCTCCATGCTTCACCGAGAGGGGGTGAGGGAGAAGAAGGCAGCCCTAGAAATCTTCTCCTTCAACCCCCTCTCCGCCCTGCGCTTCCTGGGGCTCTATGCGGCATAGCGGTCAAGTCTGGTAACATGCCCCATCCGGTACCCTAGCGATACACTACGGCTAACATGGACTCTTTGCCCGAGATACACTTGAACCTCAACGACCCTGACTTCGTCTACGATCCCTACCCCCGGCTTGCCGAGCTGCGCGAGGCTACTCCGGCTTTCTACGACCCGGTGTGGAACAAAGTGTTCTTCACCCGCTACGAGGATATCGCCGGGCTGCTGCGCGACAAGCGCCTGGGCCGCTCGATTTTGCACGTGCTTTCGCGGGACGAACTGGGCTGGCCTCCACCTAACCCGCTCACCCGTGACTTCGACCACTTC
This window harbors:
- a CDS encoding ABC transporter permease, yielding MNEIFTLALLFSTLRQTTPILLTALGGLFSERSGVVNIGLEGMMLFGALAAAVVTQRLEVPFLVSDPNAQVWWVPWVGLLAGAVVGGLVALVHAIASIKYKADQIISGTAINLLALGAPSLVLEYYYDNSTSSQEVVNRLPLIPVGSENLSPLVFLAFLLVPVIWWVLFKTPWGLRLRAVGEHPEAAETMGVNVIRTRYIAVVISGLLAGIAGAYLSIGFLNQFVKGMSAGLGFIALAALIVGKWHPIGILGSTLLFGFASALSIQLTGRNILPVPVVQAIPFILTMLVLVGFIGRSRPPAAVGKPYDK
- a CDS encoding ABC transporter permease, giving the protein MALAPWVVPKREFGGVGYLLTPFGAVNPQNLELPATLGLGWVGAAFWVWVGLMLAASLAFLLLDPRSRSRTLYALGALGVGLFALEAVLFYQAVNAANEAALAGGAPRAPLRRFTLSLGAYLGFFYAVALLLLARLQLPGGKAFLVRYRGAVVPVVSLVLSVLVGALLILVLGRVPGVEGLSLSLREWIALKLDLITFSFQLLFSPIYTLSGWFNSLQQTTPLIFAGLAVAFAFRAGLFNIGGPGQITLGAIFVMIVGVFMPGPGWIVLPLSILAAALGGALWGGLAGWLKARFGANEVVNTIMLNYIAASVLLFFLASNQQRFFNYTFYLPFKAQGFEAKSLELRPEAQLPLMINLLAPGGEFSWALPMALVAGLVVFFFLRRADLGRRLLLTGGAAILGYAVGGLIPGPAVAGNVMRDLAASKLNGSFLLAVGVLILVHYYLLRTVGGYEMRAAGLAPKAAEYAGINLGRKIVLAMLISGALAGLAATHYVQGGVMDEYRLKQSIPVGVGFDGIAVALMGQNTSLGVALAGFLFGVLRTGGLDLSQQLGISRELVTVIISLVVLAIALGGLLPRYFTDPLKAAQVETEAKDEEEALTKTQRAS